A region from the Malus domestica chromosome 07, GDT2T_hap1 genome encodes:
- the LOC103439113 gene encoding TMV resistance protein N isoform X2, with product MIPQAGVSSSSSPTPLWTYDVFLSFRGTDTRTSFTDHLYAALTRKGIITFRDDEKLKKGSSIWELYNAVEESRCVIAILSSNYADSTWCMEELAKAVECRRVMGQILVPVFYHVHRSELRNQTGNFGKAFCKLEERAVKGNLEKVQRWRAALVEVADLSGFHLQDGFESELIQTIVENISTKLNQTISSVFTDLVGMDSRVKEMLSYLEMGWNNVRIIGIWGMGGIGKTTIAHVVSERIRAQFEAYSFLANVREGTTSVQGVFLNFEKEKEIKLRVNDPFSEMKKLKYLKIWNGNFSVNTKYLSNELALLEWHECPLNSLPSGFESDKLVELKMNSSCIKQLWTGEKRWSRLTFIDMSDSQYLIKTPDFTEVPNLEILVLQGCARLVEVHPTIGGLRNLISLNMRNCKSVESLPPFKSLKSLKTLTLSACSRLKKFPEVEGNMKCLLRVYLDETAIEELPTSIQHLTSLTLLSLRDCKNFLSLPNTIQYLTSLKSLILAGCSKFDEIPENLNCVECLEELDISGTAIRESPSVVGMLNLKYLSFRGCRDLPSNSWHSLFNCWWCSKSYVPTSLLLLTSISSLTSLTELDLSYCNLIDGAIPQDFGHLISLRKLNLSGNNFVRLPESICQLSKLESLNLSNCRRLQLLPELPLSVRHVNAEDCISLMCFQDEFKLWTSAVSGMTTVNSHSSSNNPEYYTSAPRRISRTYTSGGFGMTTFSILSEDQEWKPCVDSWLPTQVFQRDLLDCRSYSMSSVCAQIEIPEWFSNIVTGDSIAIPIPPNLKDNKKWMGVAAVFLVKGRPSVSNSESDTEASDYLYRFTLGTHEFRLEPYLLDWKESCTFVRSSSDDFLCFFYESHMRFPKTLNESSSMWALLEAINPCMEVQKCGIRLVYKQDTAGFIQTFMLCFGGGQHEMNLQEVEKATFESGWFNLDNKYIFR from the exons ATGATCCCCCAAGCAggcgtttcttcttcttcttcgccgACGCCGCTGTGGACGTACGACGTGTTCCTCAGTTTCAGAGGCACAGACACCCGCACAAGTTTTACTGACCACCTCTATGCCGCGCTGACTCGAAAGGGAATTATCACATTCAGGGATGATGAGAAACTCAAGAAAGGAAGTTCCATCTGGGAACTCTACAATGCAGTTGAAGAATCAAGGTGTGTCATTGCCATTCTTTCGAGCAATTATGCCGACTCAACTTGGTGTATGGAAGAGCTTGCAAAGGCTGTTGAGTGCAGGAGAGTAATGGGACAGATACTAGTCCCGGTTTTCTATCACGTACATCGATCCGAGCTGCGAAACCAAACAGGGAATTTCGGGAAAGCGTTTTGTAAGCTTGAGGAACGAGCCGTTAAAGGCAATTTAGAAAAAGTACAGAGGTGGAGAGCTGCACTTGTTGAGGTAGCTGACCTCTCTGGATTCCATTTGCAAGACGG ATTTGAATCAGAACTTATTCAAACTATTGTCGAAAATATTTCCACCAAATTGAATCAAACAATCTCCAGTGTATTTACGGATTTAGTTGGGATGGATTCTCGCGTAAAAGAAATGCTTTCGTACTTAGAGATGGGGTGGAATAATGTACGCATCATAGGGATTTGGGGGATGGGGGGCATCGGAAAGACAACTATTGCCCATGTAGTTTCTGAAAGGATACGTGCTCAGTTTGAAGCTTACAGCTTTCTTGCCAATGTTAGAGAG GGAACAACTTCGGTGCAAGGTGTATTTCtgaattttgaaaaagaaaaggagattAAATTGAGGGTTAATGATCCTTTTTCGGAAATGAAGAAactaaaatatctcaaaatttgGAACGGAAACTTTTCTGTGAACACCAAATATCTTTCTAATGAGTTGGCACTTTTGGAATGGCATGAATGTCCTTTAAATTCTTTGCCATCAGGATTTGAATCAGATAAGCTTGTCGAACTCAAGATGAATTCAAGTTGCATCAAACAGCTATGGACGGGGGAAAAG CGTTGGAGCAGGCTAACTTTCATTGATATGAGTGACTCCCAGTACTTGATCAAGACCCCAGACTTTACTGAGGTTCCAAATCTTGAGATTTTGGTGCTTCAAGGTTGTGCAAGATTGGTTGAGGTTCACCCAACCATTGGAGGTCTCAGAAACCTTATTTCTTTGAATATGAGAAACTGCAAATCTGTTGAGAGCCTTCCACCTTTCAAAAGTTTGAAATCTCTTAAAACTCTTACTCTGTCCGCTTGTTCAAGACTCAAGAAGTTTCCTGaagttgaaggaaatatgaaatGCTTGTTGAGAGTCTATTTGGATGAGACTGCTATAGAGGAATTGCCTACATCAATTCAACATTTGACGAGTCTTACCTTGTTGAGCTTAAGAGACTGCAAAAACTTTTTGTCTCTTCCGAATACCATTCAATATTTGACATCTCTGAAAAGCCTCATTTTAGCTGGTTGctcaaaatttgatgagataCCTGAGAATCTGAATTGTGTGGAATGCCTAGAGGAGCTTGATATAAGTGGAACTGCTATAAGAGAATCACCGTCTGTTGTAGGTATGTTGAATCTGAAATATCTATCCTTCCGGGGATGTCGAGATCTGCCTTCAAATTCGTGGCACTCGCTCTTTAATTGTTGGTGGTGCAGCAAGAGCTATGTCCCCACCAGTTTGTTGTTGCTAACCTCAATCTCAAGTTTAACTTCTTTGACAGAGCTAGACTTAAGTTATTGCAATTTAATAGATGGAGCAATTCCCCAAGATTTTGGTCACTTAATCtccttaagaaaattaaatttgagtGGCAATAATTTTGTTCGGCTACCAGAAAGCATCTGTCAACTCTCCAAGCTTGAATCTCTCAACTTGAGCAATTGTCGAAGGCTTCAGTTGCTTCCTGAACTGCCGTTAAGTGTTCGGCATGTGAATGCAGAAGATTGTATTTCACTGATGTGTTTCCAAGATGAATTCAAATTATGGACTTCAGCTGTCTCAGGAATGACTACTGTCAATTCCCACAGTTCATCCAATAATCCAGAATATTACACGTCAGCACCAAGACGTATCTCAAGAACTTACACTTCTGGAGGCTTTGGAATGACTACTTTCAGTATATTGTCTGAAGATCAAGAATGGAAACCATGTGTTGATTCATGGTTACCAACTCAAGTGTTTCAAAGAGACCTATTGGATTGTAGGTCATACTCCATGAGCTCTGTTTGTGCCCAAATTGAAATCCCAGAGTGGTTCAGCAATATAGTTACTGGCGATTCCATAGCAATCCCAATACCTCCAAATTTGAAAGATAATAAGAAGTGGATGGGGGTTGCTGCTGTTTTCTTAGTCAAGGGACGGCCTTCTGTTTCCAATAGTGAGTCAGATACAGAAGCTTCTGATTACTTGTACAGATTCACATTGGGAACTCATGAGTTTCGACTGGAACCATATCTTCTTGACTGGAAGGAAAGTTGCACTTTTGTCAGGTCTAGTTCTgatgattttctttgttttttctatGAATCTCATATGCGCTTTCCAAAGACGTTAAATGAATCAAGTTCAATGTGGGCATTATTGGAAGCCATTAACCCGTGCATGGAGGTCCAGAAATGTGGGATACGTCTTGTTTACAAGCAAGATACTGCAGGGTTTATCCAGACATTCATGCTGTGTTTTGGTGGAGGCCAACATGAAATGAATCTGCAGGAAGTTGAAAAAGCTACATTTGAGTCTGGATGGTTTAATCTAGACAATAAGTACATTTTCAGATG a
- the LOC103439113 gene encoding TMV resistance protein N isoform X1 yields the protein MIPQAGVSSSSSPTPLWTYDVFLSFRGTDTRTSFTDHLYAALTRKGIITFRDDEKLKKGSSIWELYNAVEESRCVIAILSSNYADSTWCMEELAKAVECRRVMGQILVPVFYHVHRSELRNQTGNFGKAFCKLEERAVKGNLEKVQRWRAALVEVADLSGFHLQDGFESELIQTIVENISTKLNQTISSVFTDLVGMDSRVKEMLSYLEMGWNNVRIIGIWGMGGIGKTTIAHVVSERIRAQFEAYSFLANVREVSEKQGLVHLQKKLLSDILLESNVSMHNTHTGSSIIRHRLRTKKVFIILDDVDRLEQLKALCDHSWFGPGSRIIITSRDKGVLLKGGVDEINQVKALTNNEALQLFNWKAFRSDQVGKDFFQLSKKFVKNAYGLPLAIEVLGSSLFRRSVEEWSSALFRLERKPVEMLFDVLKVSFDGLQEIERKIFLDIACFFKGEDKYHITRILESRYGHCPIIHFIVLTEKCLLTTFGRKLWMHDLIEQLGWEIVSREHPEAGKRSRLWLPKDIVPLLVHNRGTTSVQGVFLNFEKEKEIKLRVNDPFSEMKKLKYLKIWNGNFSVNTKYLSNELALLEWHECPLNSLPSGFESDKLVELKMNSSCIKQLWTGEKRWSRLTFIDMSDSQYLIKTPDFTEVPNLEILVLQGCARLVEVHPTIGGLRNLISLNMRNCKSVESLPPFKSLKSLKTLTLSACSRLKKFPEVEGNMKCLLRVYLDETAIEELPTSIQHLTSLTLLSLRDCKNFLSLPNTIQYLTSLKSLILAGCSKFDEIPENLNCVECLEELDISGTAIRESPSVVGMLNLKYLSFRGCRDLPSNSWHSLFNCWWCSKSYVPTSLLLLTSISSLTSLTELDLSYCNLIDGAIPQDFGHLISLRKLNLSGNNFVRLPESICQLSKLESLNLSNCRRLQLLPELPLSVRHVNAEDCISLMCFQDEFKLWTSAVSGMTTVNSHSSSNNPEYYTSAPRRISRTYTSGGFGMTTFSILSEDQEWKPCVDSWLPTQVFQRDLLDCRSYSMSSVCAQIEIPEWFSNIVTGDSIAIPIPPNLKDNKKWMGVAAVFLVKGRPSVSNSESDTEASDYLYRFTLGTHEFRLEPYLLDWKESCTFVRSSSDDFLCFFYESHMRFPKTLNESSSMWALLEAINPCMEVQKCGIRLVYKQDTAGFIQTFMLCFGGGQHEMNLQEVEKATFESGWFNLDNKYIFR from the exons ATGATCCCCCAAGCAggcgtttcttcttcttcttcgccgACGCCGCTGTGGACGTACGACGTGTTCCTCAGTTTCAGAGGCACAGACACCCGCACAAGTTTTACTGACCACCTCTATGCCGCGCTGACTCGAAAGGGAATTATCACATTCAGGGATGATGAGAAACTCAAGAAAGGAAGTTCCATCTGGGAACTCTACAATGCAGTTGAAGAATCAAGGTGTGTCATTGCCATTCTTTCGAGCAATTATGCCGACTCAACTTGGTGTATGGAAGAGCTTGCAAAGGCTGTTGAGTGCAGGAGAGTAATGGGACAGATACTAGTCCCGGTTTTCTATCACGTACATCGATCCGAGCTGCGAAACCAAACAGGGAATTTCGGGAAAGCGTTTTGTAAGCTTGAGGAACGAGCCGTTAAAGGCAATTTAGAAAAAGTACAGAGGTGGAGAGCTGCACTTGTTGAGGTAGCTGACCTCTCTGGATTCCATTTGCAAGACGG ATTTGAATCAGAACTTATTCAAACTATTGTCGAAAATATTTCCACCAAATTGAATCAAACAATCTCCAGTGTATTTACGGATTTAGTTGGGATGGATTCTCGCGTAAAAGAAATGCTTTCGTACTTAGAGATGGGGTGGAATAATGTACGCATCATAGGGATTTGGGGGATGGGGGGCATCGGAAAGACAACTATTGCCCATGTAGTTTCTGAAAGGATACGTGCTCAGTTTGAAGCTTACAGCTTTCTTGCCAATGTTAGAGAGGTAAGTGAAAAACAAGGTCTAGTTCATTTACAAAAGAAACTTCTTTCTGATATATTGCTGGAAAGTAATGTAAGCATGCACAACACTCATACAGGAAGCAGTATAATAAGGCACAGACTACGAACTAAAAAAGTTTTTATCATTCTTGATGATGTGGATCGGTTAGAACAATTGAAGGCATTGTGTGACCATAGTTGGTTTGGTCCAGGGAGTAGAATCATAATAACCTCAAGAGATAAAGGTGTATTGCTTAAAGGTGGAGTGGACGAAATAAATCAGGTTAAGGCGTTAACTAACAATGAAGCTCTTCAGCTCTTTAATTGGAAAGCCTTTAGGAGTGACCAGGTTGGAAAAGATTTTTTCCAGCTATccaagaaatttgtaaaaaatgctTATGGCCTCCCATTAGCCATTGAAGTTTTGGGTTCATCCCTCTTTCGTAGAAGtgttgaagaatggtcaagtgCATTGTTTAGGCTAGAAAGAAAGCCTGTTGAAATGCTTTTTGATGTACTTAAAGTAAGTTTTGATGGATTACAAGAAATAGAaaggaaaatatttttggacattGCATGTTTCTTTAAAGGAGAGGACAAATATCATATAACAAGAATACTAGAAAGTCGTTATGGCCACTGTCCAATCATTCATTTTATAGTTCTCACTGAAAAATGTCTTCTAACTACATTCGGAAGAAAATTGTGGATGCATGATTTGATAGAACAATTGGGGTGGGAAATTGTTAGTCGGGAGCATCCTGAGGCAGGCAAGCGTAGCAGGTTGTGGCTTCCCAAAGATATTGTCCCTCTGCTTGTACATAATAGG GGAACAACTTCGGTGCAAGGTGTATTTCtgaattttgaaaaagaaaaggagattAAATTGAGGGTTAATGATCCTTTTTCGGAAATGAAGAAactaaaatatctcaaaatttgGAACGGAAACTTTTCTGTGAACACCAAATATCTTTCTAATGAGTTGGCACTTTTGGAATGGCATGAATGTCCTTTAAATTCTTTGCCATCAGGATTTGAATCAGATAAGCTTGTCGAACTCAAGATGAATTCAAGTTGCATCAAACAGCTATGGACGGGGGAAAAG CGTTGGAGCAGGCTAACTTTCATTGATATGAGTGACTCCCAGTACTTGATCAAGACCCCAGACTTTACTGAGGTTCCAAATCTTGAGATTTTGGTGCTTCAAGGTTGTGCAAGATTGGTTGAGGTTCACCCAACCATTGGAGGTCTCAGAAACCTTATTTCTTTGAATATGAGAAACTGCAAATCTGTTGAGAGCCTTCCACCTTTCAAAAGTTTGAAATCTCTTAAAACTCTTACTCTGTCCGCTTGTTCAAGACTCAAGAAGTTTCCTGaagttgaaggaaatatgaaatGCTTGTTGAGAGTCTATTTGGATGAGACTGCTATAGAGGAATTGCCTACATCAATTCAACATTTGACGAGTCTTACCTTGTTGAGCTTAAGAGACTGCAAAAACTTTTTGTCTCTTCCGAATACCATTCAATATTTGACATCTCTGAAAAGCCTCATTTTAGCTGGTTGctcaaaatttgatgagataCCTGAGAATCTGAATTGTGTGGAATGCCTAGAGGAGCTTGATATAAGTGGAACTGCTATAAGAGAATCACCGTCTGTTGTAGGTATGTTGAATCTGAAATATCTATCCTTCCGGGGATGTCGAGATCTGCCTTCAAATTCGTGGCACTCGCTCTTTAATTGTTGGTGGTGCAGCAAGAGCTATGTCCCCACCAGTTTGTTGTTGCTAACCTCAATCTCAAGTTTAACTTCTTTGACAGAGCTAGACTTAAGTTATTGCAATTTAATAGATGGAGCAATTCCCCAAGATTTTGGTCACTTAATCtccttaagaaaattaaatttgagtGGCAATAATTTTGTTCGGCTACCAGAAAGCATCTGTCAACTCTCCAAGCTTGAATCTCTCAACTTGAGCAATTGTCGAAGGCTTCAGTTGCTTCCTGAACTGCCGTTAAGTGTTCGGCATGTGAATGCAGAAGATTGTATTTCACTGATGTGTTTCCAAGATGAATTCAAATTATGGACTTCAGCTGTCTCAGGAATGACTACTGTCAATTCCCACAGTTCATCCAATAATCCAGAATATTACACGTCAGCACCAAGACGTATCTCAAGAACTTACACTTCTGGAGGCTTTGGAATGACTACTTTCAGTATATTGTCTGAAGATCAAGAATGGAAACCATGTGTTGATTCATGGTTACCAACTCAAGTGTTTCAAAGAGACCTATTGGATTGTAGGTCATACTCCATGAGCTCTGTTTGTGCCCAAATTGAAATCCCAGAGTGGTTCAGCAATATAGTTACTGGCGATTCCATAGCAATCCCAATACCTCCAAATTTGAAAGATAATAAGAAGTGGATGGGGGTTGCTGCTGTTTTCTTAGTCAAGGGACGGCCTTCTGTTTCCAATAGTGAGTCAGATACAGAAGCTTCTGATTACTTGTACAGATTCACATTGGGAACTCATGAGTTTCGACTGGAACCATATCTTCTTGACTGGAAGGAAAGTTGCACTTTTGTCAGGTCTAGTTCTgatgattttctttgttttttctatGAATCTCATATGCGCTTTCCAAAGACGTTAAATGAATCAAGTTCAATGTGGGCATTATTGGAAGCCATTAACCCGTGCATGGAGGTCCAGAAATGTGGGATACGTCTTGTTTACAAGCAAGATACTGCAGGGTTTATCCAGACATTCATGCTGTGTTTTGGTGGAGGCCAACATGAAATGAATCTGCAGGAAGTTGAAAAAGCTACATTTGAGTCTGGATGGTTTAATCTAGACAATAAGTACATTTTCAGATG a